The Thalassotalea piscium sequence TGAAGAGTCAGAAGCGGTAAATGCCAATGAAGGTGAAGCGCTTTATTTGGATGATGGTAGTGAAAGTACTTATACTTCTGATTTAAGAAAGAGAATGCATGAATATATTCACTTTCAGCGAGTTACCGAAAAATTTTTAGAATATTTAGTTGATACAGAACTGCTTGTGCAACGATCGCTTGATGTCGAGGTGTCGGGCAAGACATTATCTTTATATGGGATGTATGTTGTCGATCCTAAAAAATTAGAAAACTTAACTGATGATGAGTTTATAGTGTTAAGAAAGCGTGGTTATCTTCCTCTTATTTATGCACATCATACGTCTTTAGGTCAGTTTAATCACTTATCTAAGTTAAAAATTATGGCTGCTAATTAAAATAATTATTCATCGTACGCGCTATACCTTTAACAAAATACTTCAAGGGATGTTCAATCAGTGTGCTGAACTTAGGGTTTGTTGATCTTTCGAGCTTGAATTTTGTTCAATCTTAACAGGCCCTATTAAAAGTCGTATTTTTTATATGTTTTACTGTCAACTTAGGCACTAATTCGGTTATATTGGCGTTCATTTTTTAGTAATTGCGTCTAGTGGCGTGAGTAGTATTAGGTGTAATATGCATATTCATATTCTTGGTATCTGTGGTACTTTTATGGGCGGTATTGCCGCCATCGCAAAAGAGTTAGGACATAGAGTTTCTGGTTGTGATGCTAATGTTTATCCGCCGATGAGTACTCAACTTACCTCATTAGGGATAGAGCTGAAACAGGGTTATTTGGTGGAACATTTGGACGATGAGCCGGACTTGATCATAGTGGGTAATGCTATGTCTCGCGGTAATCCACTTGTAGAGTATGTTTTAGAGCGGAAACTAGCCTATACCTCAGGCCCTCAGTGGCTATTAGATAACGTATTAAAAGATCGTTGGGTACTCGCTGTTTCAGGTACTCATGGTAAAACTACAACGAGTTCAATGCTGACATGGATTTTGGAATACGCAAGGCTAACACCTGGCTATTTAATTGGTGGTGCTCCACAAAATTTTGATTCGTCAGCGCGACTTGGCAATGCACCATTTTTTGTTATTGAAGCTGATGAATACGATACTGCTTTCTTTGATAAGCGCTCTAAGTTTGTTCATTATCGACCAAACACACTCGTGATCAATAATTTAGAGTTTGATCATGCGGATATATTTAGCAATCTATCTGATATACAGCGCCAGTTTCATCATTTACTTCGCATGGTACCTAGTAATGGCTTAGTGCTTTTTCCTCAAAACGATCTTGCTATTAACGACACCCTTGCAATGGGGTGTTGGACTCCTACCGAGGTGAGTGTAACAGAGCAAAATAAATCTCAAGGTTGGTATGCACAAAAACTAGTTGCCGATGGTAGCCAATTTAACGTTTATTTTAAAAATGCACTGCAAGGCACAGTTAAATGGCAATTAATTGGTGATTTTAATATTGATAATGGTTTGATGGCGATTGCCGCAGCAAGACATGCAGGGGTACCAACGAAAGTCGCGATTGAAGCATTAGCTGAGTTTATTAATACTAAACGCCGCTTAGAGTTGAAAGGTGAAGTCAACGGTATCAAAGTGTATGATGATTTTGCTCATCATCCAACCGCTATTAACCGTACATTATCTGGTGTAAGAGAACATGTGGGCTCAGGCCGAATTATTGCCGTGCTTGAGCCGCGCTCTAATACGATGAAATCTGGTGTTCACAAAGATAGTTTAGCTAAATCTTTGGTGCATGCAGATCGTGTTTTTGTTTATCAAGGTGAACAGGTAAAATGGTCGGTAAAACAGCTCATTGCAGACTGCAAGCAACCTTGTGTTGTTAATAGTGACTTATCAGAATTTATTAGCCAAATAAGTGAGCAAGCACAAGAGGGCGATACCATTGTGATTATGAGTAATGGTAGTTTTGGCGGTATTCATCAAAAATTGTTAACGTCGTTGTCAGAGGCTAATTAACATATAATGATAAGCGAGACATTAAGAAATTATCAGTGCGTTATGCCTGATTGCTGTCATCTTTTTTAACTGTAGGTCGGCATTTATGCCGTCAAATGGCTACCTTTAGACAGTGAGAGTAACTGATGGGCTAAAGCCCAACCTACAAAAATGATAAGCGAGACATTAAGAAATTGTCAGTGCGTTATGCCTGATTGCTGTCATCTTTTTTAATTGTAGGTCGGCATTTATGCCGTCAAATGGCTACCCTTAGACAGTGGGAGTAACTGATGGGCTAAAGCCCAACCTACAAATATGATAAGCGAGACATTAAGAAATTGTTAGTGCGTTATGCCTGATTACTGTCATCTTTTTTAATTGTAGGTCGGCATTTATGCCGTCAAATGGCTACCTTTAGACAGTGAGTGTAACTGATGGGCTAAAGCCCAGCCTACAAATATGATAAGCGAGACATTAAGAAATTATCAGTGCGTTATGCCTGATTACTGTCATCTTTTTTAACTGTAGGTCGGCATTTATGCCGTCAAATGGCTACCTTTAGACAGTGAGAGTAACTGATGGGCTAAAGCCCAACCTACAAAAATGATAAGCGAGACATTAAGAAATTGTCAGTGCGTTATGCCTGATTGCTGTCATCTTTTTTAATTGTAGGTCGGCATTTATGCCGTCAAATGGCTACCCTTAGACAGTGGGAGTAACTGATGGGCTAAAGCCCAACCTACACAAAATGATGCTTTTTCGTAAAGTCGAACTTTTAACCCATACCAACAACTAATAGCTCTAATATAAGAAAGGCAAGATGGCTAATGAACATGACATTTGATCGGAAAATAACACTAGCGCTTACAGGCGCCTCTGGTTCTGCTTATGCGATGCGATTACTGGAATGTTTATTAGCAGCAAATTGCCAAGTATATGTGCTGTGCTCTTCGGCAGCACGTATCGTTTTAGATACCGAATTAGGTGTTAAACTACCCGCATCGCCCGATGCGGCAACAGCCTTTTTAACTGAAAAATTTAATGCAAAGGTAGGGCAACTTACTGTATTTGGTAAAGAACAATGGTTTTCGCCTGTTGCTTCTGGTTCAGCAGCGCCTAAAACAATGGTAATTTGCCCGTGCTCTACAGGTACTTTAGCTGCTGTTAGCCAGGGAATGAGTGATAACCTTATTGAACGGGCAGCAGATGTTGTAATTAAAGAGCGTGGACAATTAATTGTCGTCCCTAGGGAAACACCTTTTTCAACTATTCATTTACAAAATATGCTAACACTTTCGCAAACAGGCGTAACCATTATGCCCGCAGCGCCTGGCTTTTATCATAACCCAAGGTCGATAGATGATTTGATTGACTTTATGGTTGGCCGTATTTTAGACCATCTTGATATTGATCAAACGATAATGCCACGTTGGGGCTATCATTCGTAATTTAACACTGCCAACTTACTTAGCTTAAATCTGCTGTTTAAAGTACTTTAACGGTAGTTTGTCGCATTCATATTTCAATACATTCCTATCTATGCTTTGATAAGAGCTGGTAATATCACTTTCTTATGTGGATTGGTATTACATCTATTTTATAACTCTGGAAAAGTCATATAATTCAAATCATAAGGATAAATTATGTTTTCTACTACCCGCACTAAAGCAAGTATTGCACTTTCTTTAGTGCTGACATTAGCCTGCTCTAGCTCAGCATTAGCTCGATCTGATAATTCAAAGCCAGACAAAGAAAAAGCAACAGAATGGTCTGTTAATGATCCTCAAGGGGTATTTACCAAAGCAAGCATAGATGTAACCCAAGGTACTTGGATGAATATTGATGTAAGCCCAGATGGTAAAACATTAGTTTTTGACTTATTAGGCGACATATATACATTACCTATTTCTGGTGGTGAAGCTACACCGTTAATGACAGATATTGC is a genomic window containing:
- a CDS encoding SapC family protein, with product MTTKIKKLNFNDHKEIKIKPGPHLQTIKAANNVNIIVHEFSTAACEMPIIFIKDEDTGRFRSVAVTGLELNENVFFKDNFWQAHFIPGAVAFNPFSLQRFESSDNAVSLELCIDEESEAVNANEGEALYLDDGSESTYTSDLRKRMHEYIHFQRVTEKFLEYLVDTELLVQRSLDVEVSGKTLSLYGMYVVDPKKLENLTDDEFIVLRKRGYLPLIYAHHTSLGQFNHLSKLKIMAAN
- the mpl gene encoding UDP-N-acetylmuramate:L-alanyl-gamma-D-glutamyl-meso-diaminopimelate ligase; this translates as MHIHILGICGTFMGGIAAIAKELGHRVSGCDANVYPPMSTQLTSLGIELKQGYLVEHLDDEPDLIIVGNAMSRGNPLVEYVLERKLAYTSGPQWLLDNVLKDRWVLAVSGTHGKTTTSSMLTWILEYARLTPGYLIGGAPQNFDSSARLGNAPFFVIEADEYDTAFFDKRSKFVHYRPNTLVINNLEFDHADIFSNLSDIQRQFHHLLRMVPSNGLVLFPQNDLAINDTLAMGCWTPTEVSVTEQNKSQGWYAQKLVADGSQFNVYFKNALQGTVKWQLIGDFNIDNGLMAIAAARHAGVPTKVAIEALAEFINTKRRLELKGEVNGIKVYDDFAHHPTAINRTLSGVREHVGSGRIIAVLEPRSNTMKSGVHKDSLAKSLVHADRVFVYQGEQVKWSVKQLIADCKQPCVVNSDLSEFISQISEQAQEGDTIVIMSNGSFGGIHQKLLTSLSEAN
- a CDS encoding flavin prenyltransferase UbiX yields the protein MTFDRKITLALTGASGSAYAMRLLECLLAANCQVYVLCSSAARIVLDTELGVKLPASPDAATAFLTEKFNAKVGQLTVFGKEQWFSPVASGSAAPKTMVICPCSTGTLAAVSQGMSDNLIERAADVVIKERGQLIVVPRETPFSTIHLQNMLTLSQTGVTIMPAAPGFYHNPRSIDDLIDFMVGRILDHLDIDQTIMPRWGYHS